One window of the Nocardia huaxiensis genome contains the following:
- a CDS encoding DUF3107 domain-containing protein yields the protein MEVKIGISDSPRELVINSSQTPAEVEALVTGALQGDGGVVALTDEKGRKFLIQASKVAYVEIGTPSSGRVGFAAV from the coding sequence GTGGAGGTCAAGATCGGCATTTCGGATAGCCCGCGTGAGCTCGTCATCAACAGCTCGCAGACCCCTGCCGAGGTCGAGGCTCTCGTGACCGGCGCGCTGCAGGGCGATGGCGGCGTCGTGGCGCTGACCGACGAGAAGGGCCGTAAGTTCCTCATCCAGGCCAGCAAGGTCGCCTACGTGGAGATCGGCACCCCGTCCTCGGGCCGCGTGGGTTTCGCCGCGGTCTAG